tgacggggtgttagtgccgcttacctcgcctccccggcaacggcgccagaaaagagcttgatgtctactacacaaccttcttcttgtagacgttgttgggcctccaagtgcagaggtctGTAGGaaagtagaaaatttccctcaagtggatgacctaaggtttatcaatcaaTGGGAGGCGTAGGACAAAGCAAGCGAGAAACCAACCACGGCCATGGTGTTGGACGCCTTCGCGTCCTACATCGCCGACACGAtcaagaagatggcggaggacgaggtggggatgcTGCTCGGCGTCACCGGGGAGATCGAGAGCCTGCAGAACAAGCTGGAGAGCCTCAGGGACTACCTCGCCGACGCCGACAGGAAGCGCATCACTGACCGAAGGGTGCAGGGGTGGGTCACGAAGCTCAAGGGTGTCATGTACGAGGCGACCAAAATCCTCGACCTCTGCGAGCTCAAGGCCATGGGTCGGCGGGACGCAGCACCCTCACCCTGCTGCAACCCGCTGCTCTTCTACTTGCGGCATCCCATGTTCGCTCACCACATTGGTAGCTGCATCAGGAAGCTCAACAAGAGGCTGGACGACATCTGCAAGCTCGGTGCTGCCTTCAGCTTCATCAAGCTGGAGACCTACCAGGACTACTGGCCCGGATGGCCTTCTGCGGCTGACCGGAAGACGGATCCGGTGTTGGAGCGCTCGGCCGTGGTAGAGGAGAAGCTTGAAGAGGATACGAGAGCGTTGGTGAAGGAGCTGACAAAGGATAATGATGGCATCGTGGTGCTCGCCATCATGGGTGTTGGTGGGATCGGGAAGACCACCCTTGCCAAGAAGGTCATCAACGATATGGAAATTCAACACAAATTTGAAAAGAAGATGTGGCTGAGCGTCACACAAGACTTCAGCGAGGTTGAGCTGCTAAGGTTGGCCATCACCACCGCCGATGGAAAACTCCCTGCAACTGAAGACAACACTATGCTTGTGCCGGCCCTTCTCAACGCTGTCAGAAATCAGAAGTTTCTTTTGGTTTTGGATGACATGTGGAGTGATAGAGCATGGACCTCATTACTCAATCGTCCCTTCAGCTACGGTGCCCCTGGTAGCCGGATTGTTATCACCACGAGAAATGATACGGTTGCCCGAGGCACAAGAGCCAGAGAGCCCTACCACCGCATCGACAAATTAGggccccggcaacggcgccagaaaagagcttagttgacggggtgttagtgccgcttacctagcctccccggcaacggcgccagaaaagagcttgatgtctactacgcaaccttcttattgtagacgttgttgggcctccaagtgcagaggtttgtaggaaagtagcaaatttccctcaagtggatgacctaaggtttatcaatccgtgggaggcgtaggatgaagatggtctctctcaagcaaccctgcaaccaaataacaaagagtctcttgtgtccccaacacacccaatacaatgataaattgtataggtgcactagttcggcgaagagatggtgatacaagtgcaatatggatggtagatatgggtatttgtaatctgaaaatataaaaatagcaaggtaactaatgataaaagtgagcgtaaactgtatagcaatgctaggaaacaaggcctaggattcatactttcactagtgcaagttctctcaacaataataacataattggatcatataactatccctcaacatgcaacaaagagtcactccaaagtcactaatagcggagaacaaacgaagagattatggtagggtacgaaaccacctcaaagttattctttccgatcaatccattgggctattcctataagtgtcacaaacagccctagagttcgtagtaaaataacaccttaagacacatatcaaccaaaaccttaatgtcacctagatactccaatgccacctcaagtatccgtgggtatgattatacgatatgcatcacacaatctcagattcatctattcaaccaacacatagaacctcaaagagtgccccaaagtttctgccggagagtcaagacgaaaacgtgtgccaacccctatgcataggttcatgggcggaacccacaagttgatcaccaaaacatacatcaagtgaatcaatcgaataacccattgtcaccacggttatccgacgcaagacatacatcaagtgttctcaaatcattaaagactcaatccgataagataacttcaaagggaaactcaatccattacaagagagtagagggggagaaacatcataagatccaactataatagcaaagctcgccatacatcaagatcgtgccaaatcaagaacacgagagagagagatcaaacacatagctactggtacataccctcagccccgagggtgaactactccctcctcgtcatggagatcgccgggatgatgaagatggccaccggtgagggatccccctccggcagggtgccagaacagggtcctgattggtttttggtggctacagaggcttgcggcggcggaactcccgatctattcttttccccgaagtttttagggtatattggtatatataggaggaagaaatacgtcagggcaGCCACGAGGGGACCACgagagtggagggcgcgcccaggggggtgggcgcgtcatcctgcctcgtgccctcctcgttgattccctgacgtgcactccaagtcccctggattgcttccgttgcaaaaataacttttccgaaggtttcattccgtttggacttcgtgtgatattccttttctgtgaaaaactgaaacaagggaaaaaacagaaactggcactgggctctgggtcaataggttagtcccaaaactaaTATAAGTGTGCATAGTAAATCAcacaaaacatccaagatggataatataatagcatgaatacttcataaattatagatacgttggagacgtatcagcatccccaagcttaattcctgctcatcctcgagtaggtaaatgataaaagaaataatttatgaagtgtgaatgctagcaggtgcataagtttgatcaatgataatttcaatcaccttttctagcatcattatatgtcataatagtagctcaactcatagaactttgcatgatcaagtaacaaactattcacatgttaaagtatagatcataaactttcttgaaaactaacaaaccgtgttattagtcatcaaacaattaaaattcatcttattttcaggaagagtctatgtcagagctttgatttaccaaactccacatactcaactatcatttagtcttccatgattgctaccactcaaagcatatttttagaacaaatagtattcgtcgaacacagagaaagataggggcttaatatttcgcctcccaaccttttacctcaagggtaatgtcaacagtaataattcatgatcaaatatatttgaatggccatatatgcttacatctttccatcatatgatgcttgccaactaaagagtaggttggaatgagaaggaatactattgactcttgcataaaagtaaaagataggcccttcgcagagggaagcagggatttgcagaggtgccagagctcgaagcaaaaacagagatgaaaataattttgagaggtatgctttcattgtcaacataacgaccaagagttcccaatatcttccatagtagatacatcataggcggttcccacgcagaaaggtaaagattttactccccctccaccaacgatcacactccacggcttgtctgaaacaacgggtgccgtccaactttcgacaatcctgggggagttttgtttaaattatttgcgaatttgtttttgatcttttgatcataggactagGCATCCCatttaccagccattttctcgtgaatgatgagcggagtccactcatcgtgagaataatcCACCTAggatggaagatactgacagcccctagtcgctacatgagcgattcgggcatacaaaacagattattatttgaaggtttagagtttggcacatgcaaatttactaggaacggcaggtaaataccgcatataggtagatatggtggacactcatggaagaaacttggttccaggaatttggatgcacaagcagtattcctgcttagtacagatattttggctagcaaaggattctaaatagcaagcaccacatgttagaggatccataacaatataacttctatacaaatatacccaagcataactcattatgttgtcttccttgtccaacttcaactaattttctcaggtttgaaaataattaatggggctcacaatcatagaagatgtccaagatagtatatttatatgtgaaatctctcttccttcaatattcgtTCATGATTTGTTCAAGTGatcaatacaatgtttgctaaccttcaataaatttaccacctctacttcttatatgtgaaggcattactccccatgggaaaggcatatgaaacatatataattgcagatttatgacattcaaatcattcaaccatttactcatagggtataagcgaagcacatgagtaaatgacaaactactccaaaaagatataagtgaagatcaatgagtagttaaataattatgtagctatgtgaagactctctctcatttaagaatttcagatcttggtattttattcaaacagcaagcaaagctaaagaaaatcaaatgacgctccaagaaaaacacatatcatgtggtgaataaaaatatagctccaagtaaagttaccgatgaacgaagacgaaagaggggatgccatccggggcatccccaagcttaggctcttggttgtccttgaatattaccatggggtgccttgggcatccccaagcttaggctctttccactccttattccatagtccatcgaatctttacccaaaacttgaaaacttcacaacacgaaactcaacagaaaactcgtaagctccgttagcgaaagaaaacaaaacactacttgaaggtactgtaatgaactcattctttatttatattggcgttaaacctactgtattccaacttctctatggtttataaactattttactatccatagattcatcaaaataagcaaacaacacacgaaaaacagaatctgtcaaaaacagaacagtctgtagtaatctgtaactaacgcaaacttctggaactcaaaaaattctaaaataaattggtggacctgaggaatttgtctagtaatcatccgaataaataatcaactaaatagcactctccagtaaaaaatgacagctaaactcgtgagcggaaagtttctgttttttacagcaagatcacattaacttccacccaagtcttcccaaaggttctacttggcactttattggaACAAAAGCTATataacatgattactacagtagcataattatgtgaacacacaaaaacagtaaaggtaaatattgggttttctcccaacaagtgcttttctttattgtctttttagctaggcatgataatttcaatgatgctcacataaaagataagaattgaaacataaagatagcatcatgaagcatatgacaagcacatttaagcctaaccgacttcctatgcataggggttttgtgagcaaacaacttatgggaacaagaatcaacttgcataggaaggtaaaacaagcataacttcaagattttcaacacatagagaggaaactagatattatgcaatatgtagaagcatatgatcctctctcatagtaattttcagtagcatcatgaatgaattcaaaaatataactatcacataaagcattcttttcatgatctacaagcatagaaattactctccacaaaagcaaatttgttctcatgaatagtagtgggagcaaactcaacaaaataactatcatgtgaagcataatccaattgaaaattaaaatcattatgacaagtttcatggttatttttattctttatagcatacgtgtcatcacaataatcatcatagataggaggcatgctatcatcataataaatttgctcatcaaaacttgggggacaaaaaatatcatcttcgtcaaacatagcatccccaagcttgtggatttgaatatcattagcatcatggatattcaaggaattcgtactaacaacattgcaatcatgctcatcattcaaagatttagtgccaaacattataatgcattcttcctctagcacttgagcacaattttcctttccatcattttcacgaaagacattaaaaaggtGAAGCacatgaggcacccttaattccatattttgtagttttcttttataaactaaactagcgataaaacaagaaactaaaagattcgattgcaagatctaaagatataccttcaagcactcacctccccggcaacggcgccagaaactgcttagttgatggggtgtgagtgccgcttacctagcctccccggcaacggcgccagaaaagagcttgatgtctactacgcaaccttcttattgtagacattgttgggcctccaagtgcggacgtttgtaggacagtagcaaatttccctcaagtggatgacctaaggtttatcaatccgtgggaggcatatgttgaagatggtctctctcaaacaaccctgcaaccaaataacaaagagtctcttgtgtccccaacacacccaatacaatggtaaattatataggtgcactagttcggcgaagagatggtgatacaagtgcaatatggatggtagatataggtttttgtaatctgagaatataaaaatagcaaggtaactaataataaaagtgagcgtaaacggtattgcaatgcgttgaaacaaggcctagggttcatactttcactagtgcaagttctctcaacaataataacataattggatcatataactatccctcaacatgcaacaaagagtcactccaaagtcactaatagcggagaacaaacgaagagattatggtagggtacgaaaccaccgcaaagttattctttccgatcaatccattgggctattcctataagtgtcacaaacagccctagagttcatagtaaaataacaccttaagacacacatcaaccaaaaccctaatgtcacctagatactccaatgccacctcaagtatccgtgggtatgattatacgatatgcatcacacaatctcagattcatctattcaaccaacacatagaacctcaaagagtgccccaaagtttctaccggagactcaagacgaaaatgtgtgccaacccctatgcataggttcatgggtggaacccgcaagttgatcaccaaaacatacatcaagtgaatcaatagaataacccattgtcaccacggttatccgacgcaagacatacatcaagtgttctcaaatcattaaagactcaatccgataagataacttcaaagggaaactcaatccattacaagagagtagagggggagaaacatcataagatccaactataatagcaaagctcgccatacatcaagatcgtgccaaatcaagaacacgagagagagagagatcaaacacatagctactggtacataccctcagccccgagggtgaactactccctcctcgtcatggagatcgccgggatgatgaagatggccaccggtgagggatctcccctccggcagggtgccggaacagggtcctgattggtttttggtggctacagaggcttgcggcggcggaactcccgatctattatgttccccggaatttttagggtatattggtacaTATAGGAgcaagaaatacgtcaggggagccacgaggggaccacgagagtggagggcgcgcccaggggggttggcgcgtccccctgcctcgtgccctcctcgttgacTCCCGGACGTGCACTCCAATTCcgctggattgcttccgttccaaaaataacttttccgaaggtttcattccgtttggacttcgtgtgatattccttttctgcgaaaaaCTGAAataagggaaaaaacagaaactggcactgggctctgggtcaataggttagtcccaaaactaaTATAAATGTGCATAGTAAATCAcacaaaacatccaagatggataatataatagcatgaatacttcataaattatagatacgttggagacgtatcagcatccccaagcttaattcctgctcatcctcgagtaggtaaatgataaaagaaataatttatgaagtgtgaatgctagcaggtgcataagtttgatcaatgataatttcaatcaccttttctagcatcattatatgtcataatagtagctcaactcatagaactttgcatgatcaagtaacaaactattcacatgttaaagtatagatcataaactttcttgaaaactaacaaaccgtgttattagtcatcaaacaattacaattcatcttattttcaggaagagtctatgtcagagctttgatttaccaaactccacatactcaactctcatttagtcttccatgattgctaccacccaaagcatatttttagaacaaatagtattcatcgaacacagagaaagataggggcttaatatttcgcctcccaaccttttacctcaagggtaatgtcaacagtaataattcatgatcaaatatatttgaatgtccatatatgcttagatctttccatcatatGATGCGTGCCAACTagagagtaggttggaatgagaaggaaaactattgactcttgcataaaattaaaatataggcccttcgcagagggaagcagggatttgcagaggtgcaagagctcgaagcaaaaacagagatgaaaataattttgagaggtatgctttcattgtcaacataaagaccaagagttcccaatatgttccatactagatacatcataggcggttcccacgcagaaaggtaaagattttaccgCCCCTCCACCAAtgatcacactccacggcttgtctgaaacaacgggtgccgtccaactctcaacaatcatgggggagttttgtttaaattatttgcgaatttgtttttgatcttttgatcataggactgggcatgccagttaccagccattttctcgtgaatgatgagcggagtccactcatcgtgagaataacccacctagcatggaagatagtgacagcccctagtcgctacatgagcgattcgggcatacaaaacagattattatttgaaggtttagagtttggctcatacaaatttacttggaacggcaggtaaataccgcatataggtagatatggtggacactcatggaagaaacttggttcaaggaatttggatgcacaagcagtattcccgcttagtacaggtattttggctagcaaaggattctaaatagcaagcaccacatgttagaggatccataacaatataacttctatacaaatatacccaagcataacttattgtgttgtcttccttgtccaacttcaactaatttgctcaggcttgaaaataattaatggggctcacaatcatagaagatgtccaagatagtatatttatatgtgaaatctctcttccttcaatattcgtTCATGATTTGTTCAAGTGatcaatacaatgtttgctaaccttaaataaatttaccacctctacttcttatatgtgaaggcattactccccatgggaaaggcatatgaaacatatataatttaagatttatgacattcaaatcattcaaacatttactcataggatataagcgaagcacacgagtaaatgacaaactactccaaaaagatataagtgaagatcaatgagtagttaaataattatgtagctatgtgaagactctctctcatttaagaatttcagatcttggtattttattcaaacagcaagcaaagctaaagaaaataaaatgacgctccaagcaaaacacatatcatgtggtgaatgaaaagatagctccaagtaaagttaccgatgaacaaagacgaaagaggggatgccacccggggcatccccaagcttaggctcttggttgtccttgaatattaccttggggtgccttgtgcatccccaagattaggctctttccactccttattccatagtctatcgaatctttacccaaaacttgaaaacttcacaacacgaaactcaacagaaaactcgtaagctccgttagcgaaagaaaacaaaacactacttgaaggtactgtaatgaactcattctttatttatattggcgttaaacctactgtattccaacttctctatggtttataaactattttactagccatagattcatcaaaataagcaaacaacacacgaaaaacagaatctgtcaaaaacagaacagtctgtagtaatctgtaactaacgcacacttctggaactcaaaaaattctaaaatacattggtggacctgaggaatttgtctagtaatcatcttcaaaaataattaactaaatagcactctccagtagaaaatgacagctaaactcgtgagcgcaaagtttctgttttttacagcaagatcacattaacttccacccaagtcttcccaaaggttctacttggcactttattgaaacaaaagctatataacatgattactacagtagcataattatgtgaacacacaaaaacagtaaaggtaaatattgggttgtctcccaacaaccGCTTTTCTTTATTGTCTTTTTAGCTAGGCctgataatttcaatgatgctcacataaaagacaagaattgaaacataaagatagcatcatgaagcatatgacaagcacatttaagcctaacccacttcctatgcatagggattttgtgagcaaacatcttatgggaacaagaatcaacttgcataggaaggtaaaacaagcataacttcaagattttcaacacatagagaggaaacttgatattatgcaatatgtagaagcatatgatcctctctcatagtaattttcagtagcatcatgaatgaattcaaaaatataactatcacatattcttttcatgatctacaagcatagaaattttattactctccacaaaaggaaatttgttctcatgaatagtagtgggagcaaactcaacaaaatacctatcatgtgaagcataatccaattgaaaattaaaatcattatgacaagtttcatggttatttttattctttatagcataagtgtcatcacaataatcatcatagataggaggcatgttatcatcataataaattttctcatcaaaacttgggggacaaaaaatatcatcttcgtcaaacatagcatccccaagcttgtgcctttgcatatcattagcatcatggatattcaaggaattcatactaacaacattgcaatcatgctcatcattcaaagatttagtgccaaacattctaatgcattcttcctctagcacttgagcacaattttcctttccatcattttcacgaaagacattaaaaagatgaagcatatgaggcaccattaattccattttttgtagttttcttttataaactaaactagtgataaaaaaagaaactaaaagatttgattgcaagatctacgCAATCTTCTtattgtagacattgttgggcctccaagtgcagaggtttgtaggacagtagcaaatttccctcaagtggatgacctaaggtttatcaatccgtgggaggcgtaggttgaagatggtctctctcaaacaaccctgcaaccaaataagaaagagtctcttgtgtccccaacacacccaatgcaatggtaaattgtataggtgcactagttcggcgaagagatggtgatacaagtgcaatatggatggtagatataggtttttgtaatatgaaaatataaaaacagcaaggtaactaataataaaagtgagcgtaaacggtattgcaatgcgttgaaacaaggcctagggttcatactttcactagtgcaagttctctcaacaataataacataattggatcatataactatccctcaacatgcaacaaagagtcactccaaagtcactaatagcggagaacaaacgaagagattatggtagggtacgaaaccacctcaaagttattctttccgatcaatccattgggctattcctataagtgtcacaaacagccctagagttcgtagtaaaataacaccttaagacacacatcaaccaaaaccctaatgtcacctagatactccaatgccacctcaagtatccgtgggtatgattatacgatatgcatcacacaatctcagattcatctattcaaccaacacatagaacctcaaagagtgccccgaaagtatctaccggagagtcaagacgaaaatgtgtgccaacccctatgcataggttcatgggcagaacccgcaagttgatcaccaaaacatacatcaagtgaatcaatagaataacccattgtcaccacggttatcccacgcaagacatacatcaagtgttctcaaatcattaaagactcaatccgataagataacttcaaagggaaaactcaatcgattacaagagagtagagggggagaaacatcataagatccaactataatagcaaagctcgcgatacatcaagatcgtgccaaatcaagacgcgcgagagagagagagatcaaacacatagctactggtacataccctcagccccaaaggtgaactactccctcctcgtcatggagatcgccgggatgatgaagatggccagcgGTGAGgaatcccccctctggcagggtgccgaaacagggtcccgattggtttttggtggctacagaggcttgcggcggcggaactcccgatctattctgttccccgaaggttttagggtatatgggtatatataggaggaagaaatacgtcaggggagccacgaggggcccacgagggtggagggcgcgcccatgggggtgggcgcgccccctgcctcgtgccctcctcaattattccctgacgtgcactccaagtcccctggattgcttccgttccaaaaataaattttctgaaggtttcattccgtttggactccgtttgatattccttttctgcgaaacactgaaacaaggggaaaaacataaactggcactgggctccgggtcaataggttagtcccaaaagtaatataaaagtgcatagtaaagcccataaaacatccaagatggatattataatagcatgaatagttcataaattatagatacgttggagaggtaTCACCCATGGAGTTATATAATCACTAGGCATAGGGACATAGCTGCTACAACATATATTGACAAGAACAGTAGCAGAACAACAAGAAAGCTGGCTACTCAAGTACTCCTAATGGCGCCTATCAAGAACATCGGGCAGGCTATGTGCCTGCTGGCTCTTGTTGTCATGTCTACCACTTCCCTGCCCTCTCTTGTAGAAGGAAGGATCATGGGGACATTTCTTTCGTCTACTTTTCTCTTAATATTTTTGTACACATTTGG
This sequence is a window from Aegilops tauschii subsp. strangulata cultivar AL8/78 chromosome 7, Aet v6.0, whole genome shotgun sequence. Protein-coding genes within it:
- the LOC109750943 gene encoding putative disease resistance protein RGA4 — its product is MVLDAFASYIADTIKKMAEDEVGMLLGVTGEIESLQNKLESLRDYLADADRKRITDRRVQGWVTKLKGVMYEATKILDLCELKAMGRRDAAPSPCCNPLLFYLRHPMFAHHIGSCIRKLNKRLDDICKLGAAFSFIKLETYQDYWPGWPSAADRKTDPVLERSAVVEEKLEEDTRALVKELTKDNDGIVVLAIMGVGGIGKTTLAKKVINDMEIQHKFEKKMWLSVTQDFSEVELLRLAITTADGKLPATEDNTMLVPALLNAVRNQKFLLVLDDMWSDRAWTSLLNRPFSYGAPGSRIVITTRNDTVARGTRAREPYHRIDKLGPRQRRQKRA